A genomic segment from Brevundimonas sp. SORGH_AS_0993 encodes:
- a CDS encoding ABC transporter ATP-binding protein encodes MSLVVQHLTARYGERTILSDVALQPLAAGQVVSLIGPNGAGKTTLMRAIAGLTPASGQVLLDGQDLNRMSIAERARHVAYMPQTLPQDVALTVLETVIAALEASPSAAGSTQAETRALAALERVGAVDLALKRLDRLSGGQRQIAGLAQAMVRQPRVLLLDEPTSALDLRHQLELFGLARAYARENQAVVVMVLHDLQAAARVSDRIVVLAGGRVQVEGSPAETVTPAVLAEVWQVRARVEPCARGQIQVMVDAVL; translated from the coding sequence ATGAGCCTGGTCGTCCAGCATCTGACCGCCCGCTATGGCGAACGGACCATCCTGTCCGACGTGGCGTTGCAGCCGCTGGCCGCCGGCCAGGTCGTATCGCTGATCGGGCCGAACGGGGCGGGCAAGACAACCCTGATGCGGGCCATCGCCGGCCTGACGCCCGCCTCGGGCCAGGTGCTGCTGGATGGACAGGACCTGAACCGGATGTCCATCGCCGAGCGGGCGCGCCATGTCGCCTACATGCCCCAGACCCTGCCGCAGGACGTGGCCCTGACGGTGCTGGAGACGGTGATCGCGGCGCTGGAGGCCTCGCCCTCGGCCGCCGGTTCGACCCAGGCCGAAACGCGCGCCCTGGCGGCGCTGGAACGGGTGGGGGCGGTCGATCTGGCGCTGAAGCGGCTGGATCGGCTGTCGGGCGGCCAGCGCCAGATCGCCGGTCTGGCCCAGGCCATGGTGCGCCAGCCGCGCGTCCTGCTCCTGGACGAACCGACCAGCGCGCTCGATCTGCGCCATCAGCTGGAATTGTTCGGCCTGGCCCGCGCCTACGCCCGGGAGAACCAGGCCGTGGTGGTGATGGTGCTGCACGACCTGCAGGCCGCCGCGCGGGTCTCTGACCGGATCGTGGTCCTGGCGGGTGGTCGGGTGCAGGTCGAGGGCAGCCCGGCCGAGACCGTCACCCCCGCCGTCCTGGCCGAGGTCTGGCAAGTGCGCGCCCGTGTCGAACCCTGCGCGCGCGGCCAGATTCAGGTGATGGTGGACGCGGTGCTTTAG
- a CDS encoding peptidylprolyl isomerase: MSHETQDDPARTAHPEPETPDIVLSSPLGEIVVRPDYARAPLTSAHFVTLVRDGWLDQACFYRVVRSRPEGEGPPTIDVIQGGLGFARADHAPPVPHENTVDTGLRHGDGVVSLAKRQEAPARSEFFICIGDQDILNGGGPPPPEGQGTGFPAFAKVISGMDVVRAIHQRPSDAPVPGGDERLAGQFLDTPIPLRIGLRRPSAYSD, encoded by the coding sequence ATGAGCCATGAGACGCAAGACGATCCCGCCCGGACGGCGCACCCAGAGCCCGAAACGCCGGACATCGTTCTGTCCAGTCCCCTGGGCGAGATCGTCGTCCGCCCCGACTACGCCCGCGCGCCCCTGACCTCGGCGCATTTCGTCACGCTGGTGCGCGATGGCTGGCTGGACCAGGCGTGCTTCTATCGGGTGGTCCGTTCTCGCCCGGAGGGCGAGGGTCCGCCGACCATCGACGTGATCCAGGGCGGCCTGGGCTTTGCGCGCGCGGACCACGCCCCGCCCGTCCCGCATGAGAACACGGTGGACACCGGCCTGCGCCACGGCGACGGCGTCGTGTCCCTGGCCAAACGCCAGGAGGCCCCCGCCCGTTCGGAGTTCTTCATCTGTATCGGCGATCAGGACATCCTGAACGGCGGTGGTCCGCCGCCGCCCGAGGGGCAGGGAACCGGGTTTCCGGCCTTCGCAAAGGTGATCTCGGGCATGGATGTCGTTCGCGCCATCCACCAGCGGCCCAGCGACGCCCCCGTTCCCGGAGGCGACGAACGTCTGGCCGGTCAGTTTCTGGACACGCCGATCCCCCTTCGCATCGGGCTCCGACGACCCAGCGCCTATAGCGACTGA
- a CDS encoding alpha/beta hydrolase, which produces MRRALLIAVLGVAALAAARTPALAQPAQAAPLGRTIADVGSAYYRFERLSVTSEDGARVYRIWVATPRKAAPPSGRPVAWLLDGDAALARIDEALLARLDAGDPPVIVTIGYEGDRQFDVLARAFDYTPRPSGDVAAVDPAGRPGGGADAFLTLLHDRIGPEVARRVAVDPRRSLIWGHSYGGLCVLHAALTRPDAYHAFVAASPSLWWGYGAVLKEAPPLLARPSRPDMTLTLLVGEDEAKGRSSRLHVHPMWTSVPVGATRDLATQLTGAGVDVRYGQMPGQGHGGMLAASLIPTLLSLAGVGPAPGEPLS; this is translated from the coding sequence ATGCGTCGCGCCCTGCTCATCGCCGTCCTGGGTGTGGCGGCCCTGGCCGCCGCCCGGACCCCGGCCCTGGCCCAGCCGGCCCAGGCCGCGCCCTTGGGGCGGACCATCGCCGATGTCGGTTCGGCCTATTATCGGTTCGAGCGGCTGTCGGTCACGTCCGAGGACGGCGCGCGCGTCTATCGCATCTGGGTCGCCACGCCCCGGAAGGCCGCGCCGCCTTCGGGCCGTCCGGTCGCCTGGCTGCTGGACGGCGACGCCGCCCTGGCGCGGATCGACGAGGCCCTGCTGGCGCGGCTGGACGCGGGCGACCCGCCCGTGATCGTCACCATCGGCTATGAAGGCGACCGCCAATTCGATGTCCTGGCGCGGGCCTTTGACTATACGCCGCGCCCCTCGGGCGATGTGGCGGCCGTCGATCCGGCGGGGCGGCCGGGCGGCGGGGCCGACGCCTTCCTGACCCTGCTGCACGACCGTATCGGGCCGGAGGTGGCCCGCCGCGTCGCCGTCGATCCGAGGCGCAGCCTGATCTGGGGCCATTCCTATGGCGGCCTGTGCGTGCTGCACGCCGCCCTGACGCGGCCCGACGCCTATCACGCCTTCGTGGCGGCCAGCCCGTCGCTGTGGTGGGGCTATGGCGCGGTGTTGAAGGAGGCGCCGCCCCTTCTGGCGCGGCCGTCGCGCCCGGACATGACCCTGACCCTTCTGGTGGGCGAGGACGAGGCTAAGGGCCGGTCGTCGCGTCTGCATGTGCATCCGATGTGGACGTCCGTGCCCGTCGGCGCGACGCGCGACCTGGCGACGCAGTTGACCGGGGCGGGGGTCGATGTCCGCTATGGCCAGATGCCGGGCCAGGGGCATGGCGGAATGCTGGCCGCCTCCCTGATCCCGACCCTTCTGTCCCTGGCCGGCGTGGGTCCGGCGCCCGGAGAGCCCCTGTCATGA
- a CDS encoding YncE family protein, producing the protein MTSVRFTASALAYMAATAVLAATAAPALADTAAIGAPAAAPVAGASAPSIVKSVKVAPGGLYEIVFNPADSNILIAAVGPRGETRGAIARLSADLTPGQAIDVSANPLYGLGFNSRTQMLYGTATRSGSVGVVDVRTGRLVATIKDGDDDSAHVREVVVDEARNKAYVTVVGGEANDASRPNQIWVVDGATHTIERKIVAPVGGLTGAALDARNNRLFVTGMSSNDVGVIDLNTGQSAGVWPTGSEKPTNVAFDARGNRLFVASQGTGDLTVMNAADGAVIKKVPTGEGALSVAYNPGVDQVYVANRQAGTVTVVNGADYAVVANLQTGTFPQTIAIDPATNAVYVTNKARGLPRNAPAGTPVPVDPAGDTVTLIRP; encoded by the coding sequence ATGACCTCCGTTCGTTTCACCGCCTCCGCCCTGGCCTATATGGCGGCGACCGCCGTTCTGGCCGCGACGGCCGCCCCCGCCCTGGCCGATACGGCCGCCATCGGCGCGCCCGCAGCCGCCCCCGTCGCCGGGGCTTCGGCGCCCAGCATCGTCAAGTCCGTCAAGGTCGCGCCGGGCGGCCTGTACGAGATCGTCTTCAACCCCGCCGACAGCAACATCCTGATCGCCGCCGTCGGTCCGCGCGGCGAGACGCGCGGCGCCATCGCCCGCCTGAGCGCCGACCTGACGCCGGGCCAGGCCATCGACGTCTCGGCCAACCCCCTTTACGGCCTGGGCTTCAACAGCCGCACCCAGATGCTTTACGGCACGGCGACCCGTTCGGGCTCGGTTGGGGTCGTGGACGTCAGGACCGGCCGCCTGGTCGCCACCATCAAGGACGGGGATGACGATTCCGCCCACGTCCGCGAGGTCGTCGTCGATGAGGCGCGCAACAAGGCCTATGTCACCGTCGTCGGCGGCGAGGCGAACGACGCCAGCCGCCCGAACCAGATCTGGGTCGTCGACGGCGCGACCCACACCATCGAGCGCAAGATCGTCGCCCCCGTCGGCGGCCTGACCGGCGCGGCCCTGGACGCGCGCAACAACCGCCTGTTCGTCACGGGCATGAGCTCCAACGACGTGGGCGTCATCGATCTGAACACGGGCCAGTCCGCCGGCGTCTGGCCGACGGGCAGCGAAAAGCCCACCAATGTCGCCTTCGATGCGCGCGGCAACCGTCTGTTTGTCGCCAGCCAGGGCACGGGCGACCTGACCGTCATGAACGCCGCCGACGGCGCGGTGATCAAGAAGGTGCCGACCGGGGAGGGCGCGCTCAGCGTCGCCTACAATCCCGGCGTCGATCAGGTCTATGTCGCCAACCGCCAGGCGGGCACGGTGACGGTGGTGAACGGCGCCGACTACGCCGTCGTGGCCAATCTCCAGACCGGCACCTTCCCCCAGACCATCGCCATCGATCCGGCGACCAACGCCGTCTATGTGACCAACAAGGCGCGGGGCCTGCCGCGCAACGCCCCGGCCGGCACGCCCGTCCCGGTCGATCCGGCCGGCGACACCGTCACCCTGATCCGGCCCTGA
- a CDS encoding alpha/beta hydrolase, which translates to MTDDVLSAWTPWTAPGWRVRALAGPEGRRLDLMLAAPQGTAPSGGWPLLFALDGGRFFAALAGAAEALSHRTEKTGVVPMVVAALVHRPDQGPLADQRARDFTRSPGPEAAAPSGGAGALRDLLAEAVLPMLAGAALIDPARTTLFGHSLGGLFVLETLRSDPALFARWVAISPSLWWTTPPADIAAPSLMVGCGEAETGRDMRGRITAWVAEKPDGAVFRQVSGADHGSAPFALIPDILRHASGGPAQRPETAP; encoded by the coding sequence ATGACCGACGACGTTCTTTCCGCCTGGACGCCCTGGACCGCGCCGGGCTGGCGCGTCCGGGCCCTGGCCGGGCCGGAGGGCCGAAGGCTGGATCTGATGCTGGCCGCGCCCCAGGGAACGGCCCCGTCCGGCGGCTGGCCCCTGCTGTTCGCCTTGGACGGCGGGCGGTTCTTCGCCGCCCTGGCCGGCGCGGCCGAGGCTCTGTCGCACCGGACCGAAAAGACCGGCGTGGTCCCGATGGTCGTCGCCGCCCTGGTCCATCGCCCCGACCAGGGGCCGCTCGCGGATCAGCGCGCGCGCGACTTCACGCGGAGCCCGGGTCCCGAGGCCGCTGCGCCATCCGGCGGCGCCGGGGCGTTGCGCGATCTGCTTGCGGAAGCGGTGCTGCCGATGCTCGCCGGGGCCGCCCTGATCGACCCGGCCCGCACCACCCTGTTCGGCCATTCGCTGGGCGGGCTTTTCGTGCTGGAGACGCTTCGGTCCGATCCCGCCCTCTTCGCGCGCTGGGTGGCGATCAGCCCGTCCCTGTGGTGGACGACCCCGCCCGCCGACATCGCCGCGCCGTCGCTGATGGTCGGGTGCGGCGAGGCGGAGACGGGCCGCGACATGCGCGGCCGGATCACCGCCTGGGTCGCCGAAAAGCCCGACGGCGCCGTCTTTCGCCAGGTTTCCGGCGCCGATCACGGCTCGGCCCCCTTCGCCCTGATCCCCGACATCCTGCGCCACGCCAGCGGCGGTCCGGCGCAAAGACCCGAGACTGCGCCATGA
- a CDS encoding rhamnogalacturonan acetylesterase, which yields MIAALVSVLVFGTTPQAAPVAPVGGQTVRIVLVGDSTTANISGWGAAFCADHVAPSVACVNRARGGRSSGSYIAEGLWDGVLAELSTPGFRRTYVLIQFGHNDQPGKPGRSTDLATQFPANLTRYVIEARAQGAIPVLVTPLARRQFVHGRLQNDLAPWAEAVRRVARDTGAPVVDLNASSAAAIQALGPLESARFAAAAPSPEQAAALSSDMAAEQAPGAQATPRSTPSRNAAVAEPQGAPRVAFDHTHLGREGAKFFSALVAADLIRAVPDLRDDLAP from the coding sequence ATGATCGCCGCCCTCGTTTCCGTCCTTGTTTTCGGGACAACGCCCCAGGCGGCGCCTGTCGCACCCGTGGGCGGCCAGACGGTCCGGATCGTCCTGGTGGGCGATTCGACCACGGCCAATATCAGCGGCTGGGGCGCCGCCTTCTGCGCCGACCACGTCGCGCCTTCCGTCGCCTGCGTCAACCGGGCGCGCGGCGGCCGAAGTTCGGGCAGCTATATCGCCGAGGGGCTGTGGGACGGGGTTCTGGCCGAACTGTCGACGCCGGGCTTTCGGCGGACCTATGTGCTGATCCAGTTCGGCCATAACGATCAGCCGGGCAAGCCGGGACGCTCCACCGATCTGGCGACACAGTTTCCAGCCAATCTGACGCGGTATGTGATCGAGGCGCGCGCGCAGGGCGCCATTCCCGTTCTGGTGACGCCGCTGGCGCGTCGCCAATTCGTGCATGGCCGTCTGCAGAACGACCTGGCGCCCTGGGCCGAGGCGGTTCGGCGGGTCGCGCGCGACACCGGGGCGCCCGTGGTCGACCTGAACGCCTCCAGCGCCGCCGCCATCCAGGCCCTGGGGCCGCTGGAATCGGCCCGGTTCGCCGCCGCCGCGCCCTCGCCGGAGCAGGCGGCGGCGTTGTCGTCGGACATGGCCGCAGAGCAGGCGCCCGGCGCGCAGGCGACCCCCCGTTCGACGCCGTCGCGCAACGCCGCCGTCGCCGAGCCGCAAGGCGCGCCCCGCGTCGCCTTCGACCACACCCACCTGGGCCGCGAAGGCGCGAAATTCTTTTCCGCCCTGGTCGCGGCCGATCTGATCCGGGCGGTCCCGGACCTGCGTGACGATCTCGCGCCCTGA
- a CDS encoding iron ABC transporter permease produces the protein MRRNLMMDISLSSADAALQVLKQHRRLRLRRRLLLAGLAVACVAALCLDAATGPSGLSAWRIVTGIVRPDLLSPSEAAIIWQIRLPYALTAILVGAALALSGAEMQTVLNNPLASPFTLGVSSAASFGASLAIVLGLGLPFVPADGVVALNAFVFAFGSVLLLQALARARRGGVQSIVLFGIALVFAFNALTALVQFVASQEALQQLVFWTMGSLSRASWRSVAVLAAVVVLTLPFSWAAARALTALRLGEDRALSAGVDVGRLRFFSLLRASLLSAAAVAFVGVVGFVGLVGPHIARLLVGEDHRLYLPASVLSGALLMSLASAASKALVPGALLPVGVVTAVIGVPAFLILIFRSGARG, from the coding sequence ATGCGACGCAATCTGATGATGGACATTTCCCTTTCCTCTGCCGACGCCGCGCTTCAGGTTCTGAAGCAGCATCGACGCCTGCGCCTGCGTCGTCGGTTGCTGCTGGCCGGGTTGGCGGTCGCCTGCGTGGCGGCGCTGTGCCTGGACGCGGCCACGGGGCCGTCGGGCCTGTCGGCCTGGCGGATCGTCACCGGCATCGTTCGGCCCGACCTGCTGAGCCCGTCGGAGGCCGCCATCATCTGGCAGATCCGACTGCCCTACGCCCTCACGGCGATCCTGGTCGGGGCGGCCCTGGCCCTGTCCGGGGCCGAGATGCAGACGGTGCTGAACAATCCCCTGGCCAGCCCCTTCACCCTGGGGGTTTCGTCGGCGGCGTCGTTCGGGGCGTCGCTGGCCATCGTGCTGGGGCTGGGTCTGCCCTTCGTGCCGGCGGACGGGGTGGTGGCGCTGAACGCCTTCGTCTTCGCCTTCGGTTCGGTGCTGCTGCTGCAGGCCCTGGCGCGCGCGCGGCGCGGCGGGGTGCAGAGCATCGTCCTGTTCGGCATCGCCCTGGTCTTCGCCTTCAACGCCCTGACCGCCCTGGTGCAGTTCGTCGCCTCGCAGGAGGCGTTGCAGCAGCTGGTGTTCTGGACCATGGGGTCGCTGTCGCGCGCCAGCTGGCGTTCTGTCGCCGTGCTGGCGGCGGTCGTCGTCCTGACCCTGCCCTTCTCCTGGGCGGCGGCGCGGGCGCTGACGGCGCTGCGGCTGGGCGAGGATCGGGCCTTGAGCGCCGGGGTCGATGTGGGGCGGTTGCGGTTCTTCTCCCTGTTGCGCGCCAGCCTGCTGTCGGCCGCCGCCGTCGCCTTCGTCGGCGTGGTGGGCTTCGTCGGTCTGGTCGGGCCGCACATCGCCCGGCTGCTGGTGGGCGAGGATCACCGGCTTTATCTGCCCGCCAGCGTGCTGAGCGGGGCGCTGTTGATGTCCCTGGCCTCGGCGGCGTCCAAGGCCCTGGTTCCGGGCGCCCTGTTGCCGGTCGGGGTGGTGACGGCGGTGATCGGCGTGCCGGCCTTCCTGATCCTGATCTTCCGCAGCGGAGCGCGGGGATGA
- a CDS encoding class I SAM-dependent methyltransferase — protein sequence MSGAAASPTLDWNGDSGRRWVENQDRLDRMLAAYGEALARAADPAVGDHVLDVGCGAGATTFDMAARVGPGGRVVGLDISAPLIERALDLASARGETVDFRLADAASTDFAPDFDRVVSRFGVMFFDDPVAAFANLRRALKPGGRMVFVCWRAAAENDWTRLPMGAIRDIVPPAPPPGPDAPGPFSFGDRARIERIMTEAGYADVDIRPFDSLIPFGVGDTADAALDDAVDHAIRVGPLERALKDVSDAVRAQALAAARLAFAGKLRPDGVWIDGAAWIVSARPA from the coding sequence ATGAGCGGGGCGGCGGCCTCGCCCACGCTGGACTGGAACGGCGACAGCGGGCGACGCTGGGTCGAGAACCAGGATCGGCTGGACCGAATGCTGGCGGCCTATGGCGAAGCCCTGGCGCGCGCCGCCGACCCGGCCGTGGGCGACCATGTGCTGGACGTCGGCTGCGGGGCCGGGGCCACGACCTTCGACATGGCCGCCCGCGTCGGGCCGGGCGGACGGGTCGTGGGGCTGGATATTTCGGCGCCGTTGATCGAACGGGCGCTCGATCTGGCTTCGGCGCGGGGCGAGACGGTCGATTTTCGTCTGGCCGACGCCGCCTCGACCGATTTCGCGCCCGACTTCGACCGGGTCGTCTCGCGCTTCGGCGTGATGTTCTTCGACGATCCGGTCGCGGCCTTCGCCAATCTGCGTCGGGCGCTGAAGCCGGGCGGGCGGATGGTCTTCGTCTGCTGGCGCGCGGCGGCCGAAAACGATTGGACGCGCCTGCCCATGGGCGCGATCCGCGACATCGTTCCCCCTGCGCCGCCGCCCGGTCCCGACGCGCCCGGCCCGTTTTCCTTCGGCGACCGCGCCCGGATAGAGCGGATCATGACCGAGGCCGGCTATGCCGACGTCGACATCCGGCCGTTCGACAGCCTGATCCCCTTCGGCGTGGGCGACACGGCCGACGCCGCCCTGGACGATGCGGTCGATCATGCGATCCGCGTCGGGCCGCTGGAGCGGGCGTTGAAGGACGTGTCGGATGCGGTGCGCGCCCAGGCCCTGGCGGCGGCGCGGCTGGCCTTCGCCGGCAAGCTGCGCCCCGACGGCGTCTGGATCGACGGCGCGGCCTGGATCGTCAGCGCGCGTCCGGCCTAA
- a CDS encoding TonB-dependent receptor domain-containing protein — MRRCLLLATVFAVAPVSAFAQSQIAGQKQGQNQAQQPAALEDVVVTASTRAQRVVEAPASISVVTAETLANRPNADLTDALRDVEGVSVSGGSNNQDVYIRGLPGSYTLILVDGKRQSTRDSRVNGNAGFEQSFTPPSGAIERIEVVRGPMSSLYGSDAIGGVINIITKKVPERWGGSIGGDYVAQENGASGDWRQAQGYLAGPLVDGVLGAQIWGRSYKRDEDRILGGVNGGEDWNLTGRLAWTPNTDHEVLLQVDRTDVKRENTAGATLAATAASNYNTNERTAASLGWNGRWDWGTSALSVLREETQRETFTRRAGVFTQDARAPKLTNTVYDALFNIPLERSPLGDHQLVVGGQYVENRLVDLNPGVNATQPGTFTVWQRALFVEDEWRLNARLALTAGLRFDDHERYGSHWSPRLYAVWTPTEAWTIKGGVSTGFRAPELRQVAQGYAYTTGGANCSVGPNGTCGVILGDPSIAPETSTNYEVSVLWNPSTTLSASATVFRTAFKDKIDSALVYNQDGSIARWSENPNYRLYYWYNLQDADLQGVELSGRWRPIDRLGLKAGYTYTDSEQKSGTYKGLPLSRTPQHMANFRADYDASERLNLWGAVNYHGEELNAGLRVGSNGQPILNGATQVGRRYPSYTTVDIGANWRVTPTVSLKAGVYNLGDEAINVADYDFQGDGRRGWIGVNYSF, encoded by the coding sequence ATGCGCCGTTGTCTGCTTCTCGCCACTGTCTTCGCCGTGGCGCCTGTTTCCGCCTTCGCCCAGAGCCAGATCGCAGGCCAGAAACAGGGCCAGAATCAGGCTCAGCAGCCGGCGGCGCTAGAGGATGTGGTGGTCACGGCCTCGACCCGGGCGCAGCGGGTCGTGGAGGCGCCGGCCTCGATCTCGGTGGTGACGGCCGAAACCCTGGCCAATCGCCCGAACGCGGACCTGACCGATGCGCTGCGGGATGTGGAGGGGGTGTCGGTCAGCGGCGGCTCGAACAATCAGGACGTCTATATTCGCGGCCTGCCGGGCAGCTACACCCTGATCCTGGTGGACGGAAAACGCCAGTCGACGCGCGACAGCCGCGTCAACGGCAACGCCGGTTTCGAACAGAGCTTCACCCCGCCGTCGGGCGCCATCGAACGGATCGAGGTGGTGCGCGGGCCGATGTCGTCGTTGTACGGATCGGACGCCATCGGCGGGGTGATCAACATCATCACCAAGAAGGTGCCCGAACGTTGGGGCGGCTCCATCGGCGGCGACTATGTCGCCCAGGAGAACGGCGCGTCCGGCGACTGGCGCCAGGCGCAGGGCTATCTGGCCGGGCCGCTGGTGGACGGCGTGCTGGGCGCCCAGATCTGGGGGCGCAGCTACAAGCGCGACGAGGATCGCATCCTGGGCGGCGTCAACGGCGGCGAGGACTGGAACCTGACCGGCCGCCTGGCCTGGACCCCAAACACCGATCACGAGGTGCTGTTGCAGGTCGACCGGACCGATGTGAAGCGCGAGAACACGGCGGGCGCGACCCTGGCCGCCACGGCCGCGTCCAACTACAACACCAATGAACGCACGGCCGCGTCCCTGGGCTGGAACGGCCGTTGGGACTGGGGGACCAGCGCCCTGTCGGTCCTGCGCGAGGAAACCCAGCGCGAGACCTTCACGCGCCGCGCCGGCGTCTTCACCCAGGATGCGCGCGCGCCAAAACTGACCAACACCGTCTATGACGCCCTGTTCAACATCCCGCTGGAGAGGTCGCCGCTGGGCGATCACCAGCTGGTCGTGGGCGGCCAATATGTCGAGAACAGGCTGGTGGACCTGAATCCCGGCGTCAATGCGACCCAGCCGGGAACCTTCACCGTGTGGCAGCGCGCCCTGTTCGTCGAGGACGAATGGCGGCTGAACGCGCGTCTGGCCCTGACCGCCGGCCTGCGTTTCGACGATCACGAACGCTATGGTTCGCACTGGAGCCCGCGCCTTTACGCCGTCTGGACGCCGACCGAGGCGTGGACGATCAAGGGGGGCGTCTCCACCGGCTTCCGCGCGCCCGAACTGCGCCAGGTGGCCCAGGGCTATGCCTACACCACCGGCGGGGCCAATTGCTCGGTCGGGCCGAACGGGACGTGCGGCGTCATCCTGGGCGATCCGAGCATCGCGCCCGAGACCAGCACGAACTATGAGGTCAGCGTGCTGTGGAATCCGTCCACGACCCTGTCGGCCAGCGCGACGGTCTTTCGCACCGCCTTCAAGGACAAGATCGACAGCGCCCTGGTCTATAATCAGGATGGGTCCATCGCGCGCTGGAGCGAGAACCCCAACTATCGCCTCTACTATTGGTACAATCTTCAGGACGCCGATCTGCAGGGGGTGGAGCTGTCGGGTCGTTGGCGGCCCATCGACCGGCTGGGGCTGAAGGCGGGCTATACCTATACCGACTCGGAACAGAAGTCGGGGACCTACAAGGGGCTGCCGCTGTCGCGCACGCCCCAGCACATGGCCAACTTCCGCGCCGACTACGACGCCAGCGAGCGGCTGAACCTGTGGGGCGCCGTCAACTATCATGGCGAGGAGCTGAACGCGGGCCTGCGCGTCGGTTCGAACGGCCAGCCGATCCTGAACGGCGCCACCCAGGTGGGCCGCCGCTACCCCAGCTACACCACCGTCGACATCGGCGCGAACTGGCGCGTGACCCCGACGGTCAGCCTCAAGGCCGGCGTCTATAATCTGGGCGACGAGGCGATCAATGTCGCCGACTATGACTTCCAGGGCGATGGGCGTCGCGGCTGGATCGGCGTGAACTACAGCTTCTGA
- a CDS encoding ABC transporter substrate-binding protein, with amino-acid sequence MIASPHCVLSRRSALLGLGGLSVGGLSLLAACGPTEKAASGAALKDLRDRPVQPLSPGQKISIDDGRYLTALALIHPDPVSLLAAWSGDVNRISPDMYRAYVEKFPALATLPKIPRSGEPFNLEAVLAARPSMAVVSVESGPSDEQAAQLQAAGVPVAFIDFFNHPFENQARSLALLGALIGRGERAAAFNAFKKARLDAISAKVATVPMDQRPTVFLEPHAMITPDCCNSPGRGNVGDYIAFVGGRNIGADVLAAPTGKLNLEYVIQRDPDVYIATGGPHLAKAGGFVVGPDFTPEQSQAGLRRVTGRPGISTLKAVRQGRAHGLSHQLINSPIDIVATEVLAKWIHPELFGDLNPRATLDLINQQFLAVPYRGDYWADLTPA; translated from the coding sequence ATGATCGCCTCGCCCCATTGCGTCTTGTCGCGCCGATCCGCCCTCCTGGGGCTGGGCGGTCTGTCGGTGGGCGGCCTCTCGTTGCTGGCGGCCTGTGGTCCGACGGAGAAGGCGGCCAGCGGCGCCGCCCTGAAGGACCTGCGCGACCGGCCGGTCCAGCCCCTGTCGCCGGGCCAGAAGATCAGCATCGACGACGGCCGCTATCTGACCGCCCTGGCCCTGATCCATCCCGATCCGGTCTCCTTGCTGGCGGCCTGGAGCGGGGATGTGAACCGGATCAGCCCGGACATGTACAGGGCCTATGTCGAGAAATTCCCGGCTCTGGCGACCCTGCCCAAAATCCCCCGTTCGGGCGAGCCGTTCAATCTGGAGGCGGTCCTGGCCGCACGGCCGTCGATGGCGGTGGTCTCGGTCGAGTCTGGCCCCAGCGACGAACAGGCGGCCCAGCTTCAGGCGGCGGGCGTGCCTGTCGCCTTCATCGACTTCTTCAACCATCCGTTCGAGAACCAGGCCCGCAGCCTGGCCCTGCTGGGCGCCCTGATCGGCCGCGGCGAGCGGGCCGCCGCCTTCAACGCCTTCAAGAAGGCCCGGCTGGACGCGATTTCCGCCAAGGTGGCGACCGTGCCGATGGACCAGCGGCCGACGGTGTTCCTGGAACCCCACGCCATGATCACGCCGGACTGCTGCAACTCGCCGGGGCGGGGCAATGTCGGCGACTACATCGCCTTTGTCGGCGGGCGCAACATCGGGGCCGACGTCCTGGCCGCGCCGACCGGCAAGCTGAACCTGGAATATGTCATCCAGCGCGACCCGGACGTCTATATCGCCACCGGCGGCCCGCACCTGGCCAAGGCCGGCGGCTTCGTCGTGGGGCCGGACTTCACGCCGGAACAGTCGCAGGCGGGCCTGCGCCGCGTCACGGGCCGTCCGGGCATTTCGACCCTGAAGGCGGTGCGTCAGGGGCGCGCGCACGGCCTGTCGCATCAGCTGATCAACTCGCCCATCGACATCGTCGCCACCGAGGTCCTGGCCAAGTGGATTCATCCCGAACTGTTCGGCGATCTGAACCCGCGCGCCACTCTGGATCTGATCAATCAGCAGTTTCTGGCCGTGCCCTATCGCGGCGACTACTGGGCCGACCTGACGCCCGCCTGA